A window from Drosophila kikkawai strain 14028-0561.14 chromosome 2L, DkikHiC1v2, whole genome shotgun sequence encodes these proteins:
- the LOC138928380 gene encoding uncharacterized protein, giving the protein MMYVRARKQLRQDSLHTSFTTAAYGSHQNVFIRLDPLGRPPSATGSYATIARLNKYPAESKKSCSIFDRFRSSPTPTPYATALLPMNHEQAAETIYSKPESICPSRISYYASSQLTQRGVVGGGLLATSSYKATDIRGLSMKAAAMLDAGCCVLEQKPKHQPGLVYAPPDAS; this is encoded by the exons ATGATGTATGTGAGGGCGCGCAAGCAGCTCCGCCAGGACTCGCTACA CACGAGCTTCACCACCGCAGCTTATGGCAGCCACCAGAACGTGTTCATCCGGCTGGATCCCCTCGGAAGGCCTCCGAGTGCCACGGGATCCTACGCCACCATCGCCCGCCTCAACAAATACCCGGCGGAGAGCAAGAAGTCGTGCAGCATATTCGACC GTTTCCGAAGCTCTCCCACTCCCACCCCGTACGCCACAGCCCTGCTGCCCATGAACCACGAACAGGCCGCAGAGACGATTTACTCCAAGCCAGAGTCGATCTGTCCCTCGAGGATTTCCTACTACGCCTCCTCGCAGCTGACCCAG CGAGGGGTAGTGGGCGGTGGGCTCCTCGCAACAAGCAGCTACAAGGCCACTGACATTCGGGGGCTGTCAATGAAGGCTGCTGCGATGCTGGATGCTGGATGTTGTGTCCTGGAGCAGAAGCCGAAGCATCAGCCCGGTCTTGTCTATGCCCCGCCAGATGCCTCGTAG
- the LOC108080864 gene encoding uncharacterized protein isoform X1, with protein sequence MSGEQLEKPLGDAENITRGVKGESARPLCDLSPRILSEHNYTILLPEPLPSKLNLRKLVCSIHARTSPKESKMLPRSELSVLVRNADVLLRRLRRLLGSRRRFIDFKPMDPLQETIAQELAKRLGCQTRFYNDWNDSRYLVAYRPGVEPNALEVRVRQMCQEDRGLEIFMEEVESNQLQPISLSDKKLLWHRPIIVFEQRQMPANSTQSSLALGRKIFEKLKPEFRPIR encoded by the exons ATGTCGGGCGAGCAATTGGAAAAGCCACTGGGCGATGCAGAGAACATCACGCGTG GTGTTAAGGGAGAGTCCGCCAGACCTTTATGCGACCTGTCGCCGCGCATCCTGTCTGAGCACAACTATACAATTCTCTTGCCCGAGCCACTGCCTTCCAAACTCAATCTCCGCAAGCTGGTCTGCTCCATTCATGCCAGGACGAGTCCTAAGGAGTCCAAGATGCTCCCAAGATCGGAGTTGTCCGTCCTCGTTCGCAATGCAGACGTTCTGCTACGACGACTGCGTAGGCTCCTCGGCAGCCGCCGCCGATTCATAGACTTTAAACCAATGGACCCTCTGCAGGAGACCATTGCCCAGGAACTGGCCAAGAGGTTGGGTTGCCAGACGAGGTTCTACAATGACTGGAATGATAGCCGATATTTGGTTGCCTACCGGCCCGGCGTTGAGCCCAATGCCCTCGAGGTGCGGGTTCGCCAAATGTGCCAAGAGGACAGGGGTCTGGAGATCTTCATGGAGGAGGTGGAAAGCAACCAGCTGCAACCCATATCCCTTTCAGACAAGAAGCTCCTCTGGCATCGGCCCATCATAGTGTTTGAACAGCGCCAGATGCCGGCGAACTCTACTCAGAGTTCCCTTGCCCTGGGCAGAAAAATCTTCGAAAAGTTAAAACCAGAGTTTCGCCCGATTCGATAA
- the LOC108080989 gene encoding uncharacterized protein: MSDENLEQQLGDAENITHDIKEESRGLASDLMPDELPSKRSLRELIFFIYIKTIPEVSKQHPGELSRLFRNGEVLLRRLRGLIDSRCRFIDFEPMEPLQEAIAEELAKELGCLTMFYNSGHDSRYMVAYRPGFEPNIFEMRARRMCQKDKGQEIYPVEEEEECRLEPMFFQDGKLHWHQPMEFGDRKKAESPDEDSVSLGRKILEEFNRDYQPKRSRNMD; the protein is encoded by the exons ATGTCGGACGAGAATCTAGAACAGCAACTGGGCGATGCAGAGAACATCACTCATG ATATCAAGGAAGAGTCCAGAGGCCTTGCATCCGACCTTATGCCCGATGAACTGCCTTCTAAGCGCAGTCTCCGCGAGCTGATCTTTTTCATTTATATCAAGACCATTCCCGAGGTGTCCAAACAGCACCCGGGGGAGTTGTCCCGCCTTTTTCGCAATGGAGAAGTGCTCCTACGTCGACTGCGTGGACTCATCGACAGTCGGTGCCGATTCATCGACTTTGAACCGATGGAGCCACTGCAGGAGGCTATCGCAGaggagctggccaaggagTTGGGCTGCCTGACGATGTTTTACAACAGCGGGCATGATAGCCGATACATGGTCGCCTACCGGCCCGGGTTTGAGCCCAATATCTTCGAGATGCGGGCTCGTCGAATGTGCCAAAAGGACAAGGGCCAAGAGATCTACCccgtggaggaggaggaagagtgCCGGCTGGAGCCGATGTTCTTTCAGGATGGCAAGCTCCACTGGCATCAGCCCATGGAGTTTGGGGACCGCAAAAAAGCGGAAAGCCCTGATGAGGACTCGGTTTCCTTGGGTCGCAAAATTCTCGAGGAGTTCAACCGAGACTACCAACCGAAACGAAGCAGGAATATGGATTAG
- the LOC108080864 gene encoding uncharacterized protein isoform X2: MSGEQLEKPLGDAENITRVKGESARPLCDLSPRILSEHNYTILLPEPLPSKLNLRKLVCSIHARTSPKESKMLPRSELSVLVRNADVLLRRLRRLLGSRRRFIDFKPMDPLQETIAQELAKRLGCQTRFYNDWNDSRYLVAYRPGVEPNALEVRVRQMCQEDRGLEIFMEEVESNQLQPISLSDKKLLWHRPIIVFEQRQMPANSTQSSLALGRKIFEKLKPEFRPIR, translated from the exons ATGTCGGGCGAGCAATTGGAAAAGCCACTGGGCGATGCAGAGAACATCACGC GTGTTAAGGGAGAGTCCGCCAGACCTTTATGCGACCTGTCGCCGCGCATCCTGTCTGAGCACAACTATACAATTCTCTTGCCCGAGCCACTGCCTTCCAAACTCAATCTCCGCAAGCTGGTCTGCTCCATTCATGCCAGGACGAGTCCTAAGGAGTCCAAGATGCTCCCAAGATCGGAGTTGTCCGTCCTCGTTCGCAATGCAGACGTTCTGCTACGACGACTGCGTAGGCTCCTCGGCAGCCGCCGCCGATTCATAGACTTTAAACCAATGGACCCTCTGCAGGAGACCATTGCCCAGGAACTGGCCAAGAGGTTGGGTTGCCAGACGAGGTTCTACAATGACTGGAATGATAGCCGATATTTGGTTGCCTACCGGCCCGGCGTTGAGCCCAATGCCCTCGAGGTGCGGGTTCGCCAAATGTGCCAAGAGGACAGGGGTCTGGAGATCTTCATGGAGGAGGTGGAAAGCAACCAGCTGCAACCCATATCCCTTTCAGACAAGAAGCTCCTCTGGCATCGGCCCATCATAGTGTTTGAACAGCGCCAGATGCCGGCGAACTCTACTCAGAGTTCCCTTGCCCTGGGCAGAAAAATCTTCGAAAAGTTAAAACCAGAGTTTCGCCCGATTCGATAA